The proteins below come from a single Oxyura jamaicensis isolate SHBP4307 breed ruddy duck chromosome 1, BPBGC_Ojam_1.0, whole genome shotgun sequence genomic window:
- the UBL3 gene encoding ubiquitin-like protein 3 — protein MSSGVPADMINLRLILVSGKTKEFLFSPNDSAADIAKHVYDNWPMDWEEEQVSSPNILRLIYQGRFLHGNVTLGALKLPFGKTTVMHLVARETLPEPNSQGQRNREKTGESNCCVIL, from the exons atAAATTTGCGCCTCATCTTGGTGAGCGGGAAGACGAAAGAGTTCTTGTTCTCACCAAATGACTCCGCTGCAGATATTGCGAAGCACGTGTATGACAACTGGCCGATGG ACTGGGAAGAAGAGCAAGTCAGCAGTCCAAATATCTTGCGGCTTATTTATCAAGGGAGGTTTCTTCATGGCAATGTGACACTAGGag CATTAAAACTTCCTTTTGGCAAAACAACAGTGATGCATTTGGTGGCTAGAGAGACATTGCCAGAACCAAATTCTCAAG GTCAAAGAAACCGTGAAAAAACTGGAGAAAGCAATTGCTGTGTAATCCTGTAA